The DNA segment AAAAATTTTCTTTGACCCCTAATCAGGTAAATCTGGAACAAGATTACAAAGCTTATCTAAAAGAGCATTTTGACATTGTTTTCAACAGTTTGTTCACGATTACAAATTTACCAATTGGGCGAACAAAGTTTCATTTAGAACACAGAAAATTAATTAAGCCTTATTTACACTTTTTAGAGTCAAATTTCAATGGCAGCACCATTGAACATTTAATGTGTCGCGATGAACTTTCAATTGACTATCTGGGAAATGTCTATGATTGCGACTTTAACCAGATGGAAAATTTACCCGCGAAAAACCGTAATGGTGAAAAGCTGACAGTTGCCAAGATTTTGGAAGCTGGCAGCTTAGACATTATTGAAGAGATACAAACTGCATCTTACTGCTATGGTTGCACGGCTGGATGTGGTTCTAGCTGTGGGGGTGCCCTGATTTGAAACTAGGAAAATTGAAACCAGGAAAAAAAGTTAGATTCTCCCCGTTCTCAGTCAAGGCAAAGTTTATTCGCAAAACTTTATTTTGCCTGGATTTTATCGGATGAGAAATAAGATCAACCAAAGTGCTTCCCCAATGCTGAAACGTTGCAGCCAGTGGGTCAGAACGCTCAAAAGTCCCCCCTTGTGGATAGCGATCGCACTCTCGATCTGCTTTCTGCTCTGTATCTTTAGCCCCTTGAAACTTTTGTTGGATAAATCTTTCTTAGTTAGTCAGTTGGAAAGATTCGGCAGTTGGGCAGTCTGCCTGTTTATCCTGGTTTTTGCCCTGTCCAGCGCCATCGGCATCCCTGGAATTATGTTTCCTGTTGCGGCTGGTGCGGTTTTCGGTTTGGTCTGGGGAAGCCTTTGGTCGGTCATCGGCGCAACGCTGGGGGCAATTGGCGCATTTTTGGCGTCTCGCTATCTGCTGCGCGACTGGGCGGAACACCGATTTGGTCAACATCAAGCGTTGATGCGGTTCAATCAAGCCGTGACCCGTCAGCCTCTGGCTTTTGTGCTGGCGATCCGCTTTGCGCCAATCTCCCCCTTCACGGTGGTTAATTTCTTGTTGGGACTCACGCCTATCAGCTGGGTGCATTATTCAGTTGGCACGTTTATCGGAATTATTCCGGGGACGCTAGCTTATGCTTGGGTGGGGGTTACGGGTGAGCAAGCTTTGCAGGGAGGCGATCGCTTGCCCTTGCTACTAGCGCTCAGTTTTTTAACCCTCTTCTCTGTATTGCCTATTTTGGCTCGTAAAAAGACGCAACCAATTAACTGACGAATAAATTCAACAAATTCTTGGCAGCAGTTCTCACTATCAGTGGATGGGCGGTATGTCGCACTCTCGCTAGATTGGCTCTTATCGGACTGCGGACGTATCGGGAAGCTTCACGATGGACGGCAAAAACCTGACTGCGAATCTCCCTGAATTTGGCGATCTGAACTCGTCTAGCAGCGGCTCGGTGCAAATCACCAAGAGGTAGACTGTCGTTAAAGATTGGAAGATTCTTCGTTTTTTCCGCCCAAATACAATAACTAAGCCATCAGTTCTCTGGGGACTGATGGCTTGTCGTTAACAGCTAACAAGTAGCAACGAATTAAAATTCGCTGTCGTTATAGCCATTCACTGCACCAGGGTCTGTATCCTGCTTGGAACCGAGTAAATCCAGGCGCTCCACCTTAATGATGGGTGTAGAACGGTTGGATGCCTTATTATCGCTCCAAGTCTCTATTTTTAAGGAGCCTTGTACCCCTATCAGACTGCCCTTTCTCACATAGTTCGCAGCGACTTCCGCTGTCTTCCCCCACAGTTCCAGATTAAACCAGTCAGGCTGGTCGCTATTGCGCGTGCGACGGTTCACGGCTAATGTCAGCTTACACTTAACGCTACCTGACTCGAAGTACTTGACATCAGGATCTCCACCCACACGACCAACCAAATTCACAACGTTCAGGCTCATAAGATTAGTTAGTACGCTTGTACTGATTGTAGTGAATATACTTTAACCAATATTTAGATGATAGGTTCAAGTCAACTTTATCCTGATTTGCTCTTCTACTACTAGAATGATGCTTGGCAAGGGGAGCGTGGCGTTTTCACAGGATAAATTCGTCTACCTGACTAGACTCCGGGTAGAAAACGTAATAGAATCCACCTCGGTTCCATTTCCGTTAGAATTCCATCACACACAACAGCATTTCATTTTGGGGGCGTAGAAACGAGTGGGTCTTTTCAGTCGCTTTTCCTTATCCCGGGACATGGGTATCGACCTGGGCACTGCTAACACCCTGGTTTATGTGTCCGGCAAAGGCATTGTTCTCCAAGAACCCTCTGTGGTTGCTATGGATATGGACACAAAAACCCCGCTAGCCGTGGGCGAAGATGCCAAAAAAATGTTGGGAAGAACTCCCGGCAATGTGGTGGCCCTGCGCCCCCTGCGCGATGGTGTCATTGCAGATTTCGATGTCGCTGAGCTAATGCTTAAGCATTTTATTCAGCGAGTACATGAGGGAAGAGCCTTAGTTTCACCTCGTGTTGTCATTGGCATTCCTTCGGGTGTCACTGGCGTAGAACGACGAGCCGTGATGGAAGCAGCATCTCAGGCAGGTGCCAGGGATGTGTACTTGATAGATGAGCCGGTCGCTGCCGCCATTGGTGCTGGACTACCAGTGGCTGAGCCTACGGGCAACATGATCATTGATATTGGTGGCGGCACCACAGAAGTTGCCGTGCTTTCTTTACAAGGAACGGTTTTAAGTGAATCGGTGCGCGTGGCTGGCGACGAGCTTTCGGAAGCCATCATGCAGTACATGAAAAAAGTCCATAACTTGGTGATTGGGGAACGCACCTCTGAAGAAATCAAGATTCAGATTGGTTCTGCCTACCCTACCAGTTTTGATGAAGAAGCCATCATGGAAGTGCGAGGCTTACACCTGCTCTCTGGCTTGCCGCGCACTGTCACTATCAAGGGGCCAGAAATTCGGGAAAGTATGTCTGAACCGCTTTCAGTGATTGTGGATGCGGTGAAGCGAACCTTAGAGCGCACGCCACCTGAACTCGCAGCCGATATTATCGACAGGGGCATCATGCTGGCTGGCGGCGGTGCTTTGTTAAAGGGGCTAGACACGCTCATCAGCCACGAAACCGGCATTGTCACCCACGTAGCGGCAGATCCACTCTCGTGCGTGGTGCTGGGAACCGGGCGGGTGTTGGAGAATTTCAAACAGCTAGAGCG comes from the Coleofasciculus sp. FACHB-1120 genome and includes:
- a CDS encoding TVP38/TMEM64 family protein, whose translation is MRNKINQSASPMLKRCSQWVRTLKSPPLWIAIALSICFLLCIFSPLKLLLDKSFLVSQLERFGSWAVCLFILVFALSSAIGIPGIMFPVAAGAVFGLVWGSLWSVIGATLGAIGAFLASRYLLRDWAEHRFGQHQALMRFNQAVTRQPLAFVLAIRFAPISPFTVVNFLLGLTPISWVHYSVGTFIGIIPGTLAYAWVGVTGEQALQGGDRLPLLLALSFLTLFSVLPILARKKTQPIN
- a CDS encoding single-stranded DNA-binding protein, encoding MSLNVVNLVGRVGGDPDVKYFESGSVKCKLTLAVNRRTRNSDQPDWFNLELWGKTAEVAANYVRKGSLIGVQGSLKIETWSDNKASNRSTPIIKVERLDLLGSKQDTDPGAVNGYNDSEF
- a CDS encoding rod shape-determining protein; translated protein: MGIDLGTANTLVYVSGKGIVLQEPSVVAMDMDTKTPLAVGEDAKKMLGRTPGNVVALRPLRDGVIADFDVAELMLKHFIQRVHEGRALVSPRVVIGIPSGVTGVERRAVMEAASQAGARDVYLIDEPVAAAIGAGLPVAEPTGNMIIDIGGGTTEVAVLSLQGTVLSESVRVAGDELSEAIMQYMKKVHNLVIGERTSEEIKIQIGSAYPTSFDEEAIMEVRGLHLLSGLPRTVTIKGPEIRESMSEPLSVIVDAVKRTLERTPPELAADIIDRGIMLAGGGALLKGLDTLISHETGIVTHVAADPLSCVVLGTGRVLENFKQLERVFSGRSRHM